The following proteins are encoded in a genomic region of Brachypodium distachyon strain Bd21 chromosome 1, Brachypodium_distachyon_v3.0, whole genome shotgun sequence:
- the LOC100841996 gene encoding uncharacterized protein LOC100841996, whose product MDSSNTQPEGSRPSVTKNPAMSSCRKKKTDDATFLEDVKDHIDEFINASMDEHKTCFKKTIQKMFGMSKIVADRSAAAKEAEVESVLPLQTSVSR is encoded by the exons ATGGATTCAAGCAATACGCAGCCTGAAGGTTCACGCCCATCTGTTACCAAAAACCCTGCCATGTCGTCgtgcaggaagaagaaaaccgaTGATGCTACCTTCCTCGAAGATGTCAAAGACCACATCGACGAGTTCATCAATGCCTCCATGGATGAGCACAAGACCTGCTTCAAGAAGACCATTCAGAAG ATGTTTGGGATGTCAAAGATTGTTGCGGATCGGTCCGCTGCGGCAAAGGAAGCTGAAGTGGAAAGTGTGTTGCCTCTTCAGACCAGTGTGTCAAGGTAG